In one window of Gossypium arboreum isolate Shixiya-1 chromosome 4, ASM2569848v2, whole genome shotgun sequence DNA:
- the LOC108460769 gene encoding uncharacterized protein LOC108460769 — translation MADYHFVYKDVEGASTQWDDIQRKLGNLPPKPPAFKPDPFEPAPDPDSVPKDKSWIDEKTEEELEEIEDDVDDDRFLEEYRKKRLAEMRKAVKISKYGSVMPISGSDFVREVSQAPQDVWVVVILYKEGFPECGLLLQCLEELAVKYPATKFVKIISTDCIPNYPDRNLPTLLVYNNGAVKANYVGLHSFGRRCTPEGVALVLCQSDPVLNDGQSGSNASVLEGVRKRFIEKVVKEHEDHDDDGSSSD, via the exons ATGGCGGATTACCATTTCGTTTACAAAGACGTCGAAGGAGCTTCCACTCAATGGGATGATATTCAAAGAAAGCTTGGGAATTTACCCCCAAAGCCACCAGCTTTCAAGCCTGACCCTTTTGAACCCGCACCTGACCCGGATTCCGTCCCTAAGGACAAGTCTTGGATCGATGAAAAGACTGAAGAAGAGCTTGAAGAAATCGAAGATGATGTCGATGATGATAGATTCCTTGAAGAATACAG AAAGAAGAGGCTGGCTGAGATGAGGAAAGCTGTTAAGATTTCAAAGTATGGATCGGTTATGCCAATTTCCGGATCCGATTTTGTACGGGAGGTTTCGCAAGCTCCTCAGGATGTCTGGGTTGTTGTCATTCTCTACAAAGAAGG ATTTCCAGAGTGTGGGCTGCTCTTGCAGTGTTTGGAAGAATTGGCAGTTAAATACCCTGCAACAAAGTTTGTCAAGATAATATCTACAGATTGCATTCCTAACTACCCAGATCGTAATCTTCCCACACTCTTGGTGTATAACAACGGAGCGGTGAAAGCAAATTATGTAGGCTTGCATAGTTTTGGCCGCAGATGCACGCCTGAAG GTGTGGCCTTAGTTCTTTGTCAATCAGATCCTGTACTGAATGATGGTCAAAGTGGGAGCAATGCATCTGTTCTCGAAGGAGTTCGAAAGAGGTTCATAGAGAAAGTTGTTAAGGAGCATGAAGATCATGATGATGATGGGTCTTCAAGTGATTGA